A single Euwallacea similis isolate ESF13 chromosome 1, ESF131.1, whole genome shotgun sequence DNA region contains:
- the fsd gene encoding transmembrane protein 183, giving the protein MPKKSKKGYLRGFGDITLNDFANSTVPKQRIKKSSNNVNIALKNEVEKIEKSWDDKDEEDFEGTFVPVTNEDGTTSFVIQKVEKRRRKKTVSSNERKITGNGYPIDIWYLISEYIRPEDVGTFAAICQTSFEVVCSARFWFGLYRRYYKNVPTMPETLQPESLIRRYGLRKNVIRALFYMYPPFVERIKPITTFEEHPESLKNYECHVVWHTTKNSNFIYFFKMRRKTLNPLSHSKGTSKVPDLLEILDDISANPDEHCRLLEVSCLHFNPVQPVLGLVLKSVSLTLSSSPKFRYYRLQLIFATTASNLRGGADSVTVILDPVINIKVLDWWHPLYPVGRDMVLLNED; this is encoded by the exons ATGCCAAAGAAGTCGAAGAAGGGATATTTAAGGGGTTTTGGAG ATATTACATTAAACGATTTTGCCAATTCCACAGTACCCAAACAGCGCatcaaaaaatcatcaaacaaTGTAAATATAGCATTAAAGAATGAAgtggagaaaattgaaaaaagctGGGATGACAAAGATGAAGAGGACTTTGAAG ggACATTTGTCCCAGTAACCAACGAAGATGGAACTACTTCATTTGTTATACAGAAAGTAGAAAAGCGAAGAAGGAAGAAAACTGTTTCTTCCAATGAGAGGAAAATAACTGGCAATGGTTATCCAATAGATATTTGGTATTTAATCTCAGAGTACATTAGACCTGAGGATGTGGGTACTTTTGCTGCAATTTGCCAGACCTCCTTTGAAGTTGTCTGCAGTGCCag ATTCTGGTTTGGTTTATACCGACGGTACTACAAAAACGTACCTACCATGCCTGAAACTCTGCAACCTGAGAGCTTAATTCGAAGATAtggtttaagaaaaaatgtaattcgTGCCCTCTTTTATATGTACCCACCATTTGTTGAGAGAATCAAACCAATTACGACGTTCGAAGAGCATCCAGaatcattgaaaaattatgagTGCCATGTGGTCTGGCACACAacgaaaaattccaattttatttatttctttaagatGAGAAGAAAGACTTTGAATCCGTTGTCACATTCCAAAGGAACGTCGAAAGTGCCGGATTTGCTTGAGATTTTAGATGACATTTCTGCTAATCCGGATGAGCATTGCCGGTTATTGGAAGTCTCTTGCTTGCACTTTAATCCCGTGCAGCCAGTACTAg GTCTTGTCCTAAAATCGGTCTCCTTAACGCTATCTTCATCCCCGAAATTTCGATACTACAGACTACAGTTGATATTTGCAACTACGGCCTCAAATCTACGAGGGGGCGCTGACAGCGTAACAGTGATTCTAGACCCGGTGATCAATATAAAAGTGCTAGATTGGTGGCACCCCCTGTATCCAGTCGGACGTGATATGGTTTTGCTTAATGAGGATTAA
- the LOC136412692 gene encoding uncharacterized protein, which produces MRPSPSNSSNTLIMATLSVLLVLELTSAFAAAYPASYSAYYSPMGLEEPNANYVNLQQAIERIRQAFIQNNELENKNGIDQRTVVDLLNLSKEAFDIWFRKYQEELRLTSPLNVEDIGKRSQIASLRDSQIDRFSLDSMLKRRVDFGSQRGHTGEKEYALREQQRIYPRERRGSLIDCSEILSKAGLDFGTRQSDAGSIENCLMTLRTELNRLGK; this is translated from the exons ATGCGACCCTCGCCCTCAAACAGCAGTAACACCTTGATCATGGCGACCCTATCAGTTTTGTTAGTGTTGGAACTAACGTCGGCCTTCGCTGCAGCTTACCCTGCTAG TTACTCTGCTTACTATTCTCCTATGGGGTTAGAAGAGCCCAACGCCAATTACGTAAACCTCCAGCAAGCTATTGAGAGGATAAGACAGGCCTTCATTCAGAATAACGAACTAGAAAA TAAAAACGGTATTGACCAGCGAACGGTGGTCGATTTGCTCAATCTAAGCAAAGAGGCCTTCGACATTTGGTTCCGCAAATATCAGGAAGAACTGAGGTTAACGTCTCCTCTTAATGTTGAGGATATAGGAAAAAG GTCGCAAATAGCTTCTTTGCGGGACAGTCAAATAGATAGATTCAGCTTGGATAGTATGTTGAAGAGGAGGGTCGATTTTGGGTCTCAAAGAGGGCACACTGGGGAGAAGGAATATGCATTACG CGAGCAACAGCGTATTTATCCCAGAGAAAGGAGAGGTTCCCTGATAGATTGTTCGGAAATCCTCTCGAAAGCAGGTCTGGACTTTGGCACCCGCCAATCGGATGCAGGAAGCATTGAAAACTGCCTCATGACGTTGCGAACCGAGCTAAATCGACTgggaaaatga